The following are encoded in a window of Rubellicoccus peritrichatus genomic DNA:
- a CDS encoding alpha-amylase family glycosyl hydrolase — protein MIKNISEEQLAKVRRRLRFLYGDQAERLAERFYYLIGRYGVGIERKPMQKRRWDQKDVMLITYADMVHKEGERPLQTLTRFCSDQLKGAVSTVHILPFYPWSSDDGFSVIDYREVEQEYGKWEDVEALGKDFNLAFDLVLNHCSSKSEWFRDFLMGIAPAKHYFLEMDPKTDTSKVFRPRTTPVLTKTQTKEGEAYVWTTFSADQVDLNWQNPDLLFEFLDILFLYISKGARILRLDAVAFCWKEQDTSCIHLPQTHELVKLIRDVCEIVAPEVIILTETNVPHPENISYFGKSDEAHMVYNFTLPPLTLHALLTGSGKYLTQWAEKLEYPDDSCTFLNFTASHDGIGVGGARGILSEQEIDTMAKAVEDNGGQVSRKTNADGTESIYEMNITYSSALMIEGDPALSSDRFLCSQGIALAMRGVPAVYFHSLIGTPNYTDGVKETGRARTINRRKYEEGELFRVLSNPNNTQGGTFRKYVQLLRRRANNPAFNPDGSQFIHDIGEHFFVIERRSLLGNQRIYCIFNLTAKEQILKNPANNEVLQKAKKFYDIVSGKTFSSGKKGVKMAPYQFFWLVPREES, from the coding sequence ATGATTAAGAATATTTCAGAAGAGCAACTCGCCAAAGTCCGCCGCCGTCTTCGTTTTCTATATGGCGATCAGGCAGAACGTCTGGCAGAACGCTTCTACTACCTCATTGGTCGATATGGCGTGGGCATTGAACGCAAACCAATGCAAAAACGCCGCTGGGATCAAAAAGATGTCATGCTTATCACCTATGCTGACATGGTCCACAAGGAAGGTGAACGTCCTTTGCAAACGCTGACGCGCTTTTGTTCGGATCAGCTTAAGGGCGCTGTCAGCACTGTTCACATTTTACCATTTTATCCCTGGTCGTCCGACGATGGTTTTTCTGTAATTGATTACCGGGAAGTCGAACAAGAATACGGAAAATGGGAAGATGTCGAAGCACTGGGCAAAGATTTCAATCTAGCATTTGATTTGGTCCTTAACCACTGCTCAAGCAAAAGCGAATGGTTCCGTGATTTCTTAATGGGGATCGCTCCGGCGAAGCATTACTTCCTCGAAATGGATCCGAAAACGGACACTTCTAAAGTATTCCGTCCACGAACGACACCTGTCCTGACCAAGACGCAAACCAAGGAAGGTGAAGCCTATGTCTGGACAACGTTTAGTGCAGACCAGGTGGATTTGAATTGGCAAAATCCCGATCTACTTTTCGAGTTTCTTGATATTCTTTTTCTCTATATCAGCAAAGGCGCACGCATTCTTCGACTTGATGCCGTGGCATTCTGCTGGAAGGAACAAGATACATCCTGCATCCACCTGCCACAGACACACGAGCTGGTGAAGTTAATTCGTGACGTCTGTGAAATCGTTGCGCCGGAAGTGATCATCCTAACCGAAACCAATGTTCCACACCCTGAGAACATAAGTTACTTCGGTAAATCCGATGAGGCCCATATGGTCTATAACTTCACGCTCCCTCCCCTAACCCTTCATGCACTACTGACCGGCTCCGGAAAATACCTGACACAATGGGCCGAGAAACTGGAATACCCGGACGATTCCTGTACTTTTCTCAACTTCACGGCATCACATGATGGTATTGGTGTTGGCGGTGCTCGTGGTATTCTTTCCGAACAGGAAATCGATACAATGGCAAAAGCTGTTGAAGATAACGGAGGTCAGGTTTCAAGAAAAACCAACGCTGATGGCACCGAGAGTATTTATGAGATGAACATCACGTATTCGTCAGCACTGATGATCGAAGGAGATCCAGCATTAAGCAGTGATCGCTTCCTCTGTTCACAGGGTATTGCCTTGGCCATGCGCGGTGTACCTGCAGTTTACTTTCATAGTTTAATAGGAACCCCCAACTACACCGATGGCGTAAAGGAAACCGGCCGCGCGCGAACCATCAACCGCCGCAAATATGAAGAAGGAGAGCTCTTTCGCGTTCTTTCCAATCCGAATAACACACAAGGCGGCACTTTTAGAAAATACGTACAACTGCTCAGACGCCGTGCCAACAATCCCGCCTTTAATCCCGATGGCTCACAATTCATCCATGACATCGGCGAACATTTCTTCGTCATAGAGCGGCGTTCACTTCTTGGAAACCAACGTATCTATTGTATTTTCAATCTCACAGCCAAGGAGCAGATCCTGAAAAATCCAGCCAACAACGAGGTGCTCCAAAAGGCTAAAAAGTTTTACGACATAGTTTCAGGGAAAACCTTCTCCAGTGGCAAAAAAGGTGTAAAGATGGCACCCTATCAGTTCTTCTGGCTGGTGCCACGTGAAGAAAGTTAA
- a CDS encoding RNA-binding protein, translating to MDIYVGNLPYETEEDSLRQVFGEHGSVANVKIIVDHETGRSKGFAFITMSDSSEGNTAIEALNGADFGGRPLKVNEARPREDRPRGNFGGGGGGGYNRGGGGGFNRGGGRGGDRRGNDRRGGGGGGYR from the coding sequence ATGGATATATACGTAGGTAATTTACCTTACGAAACTGAAGAAGACTCCCTTCGCCAGGTATTTGGTGAGCATGGGAGTGTTGCTAATGTTAAAATCATCGTGGATCATGAAACAGGCCGTTCAAAGGGCTTTGCTTTCATTACCATGAGCGATTCAAGTGAAGGAAATACTGCCATCGAAGCACTGAATGGTGCAGATTTCGGCGGACGTCCCCTGAAGGTTAATGAAGCTCGTCCTCGTGAAGATCGCCCTCGTGGCAATTTTGGCGGCGGAGGCGGCGGCGGTTACAATCGCGGCGGCGGAGGCGGATTTAACCGTGGCGGTGGCCGCGGCGGTGACCGACGTGGAAACGACCGACGCGGTGGCGGCGGTGGTGGCTATCGTTGA
- a CDS encoding glycosyltransferase family 4 protein: MPKNIGFLSTRFAGTDGVSLESAKWAEVLWDGDRHVSFWYSGRSDREPGISHVVPEAYFGHPENEWINKQIWGCIRRDPLVSARVRDMVDYLKSTIYDFVRWHEIDLLVPQNALTIPMHVPLGIALTEFLAETGMPAIAHHHDFFWERTRFSVGCVHDYLDMAFPPSLPNIRNVVINRQAEEQLALRKGHSALLIPNVFDFDKPAPQPDEYSKDIREQIGLTEDDIFILQPTRIVPRKGIEHAIKIVGMLKDPRYKLVISHESGDEGSDYKHMLEEMAREEGVDMRIIADRIGEVRQYDDQGRKIYTLWDLYPHCDLVTYPSTYEGFGNALLETIYFRKPLVLNRYSIFVQDIEPKGFRLALMDGIVTNRVVNEVRRILDDNKYRREMVEHNYRVARRFYSYTVLRRSLRTLMTSLTGLG; encoded by the coding sequence ATGCCGAAAAACATCGGTTTTCTCTCCACACGCTTCGCCGGCACCGACGGAGTTTCCTTGGAAAGCGCCAAATGGGCGGAAGTATTATGGGACGGGGATCGTCACGTCAGTTTCTGGTATAGCGGACGAAGCGACCGTGAGCCAGGCATTTCACATGTCGTTCCTGAAGCCTACTTCGGTCATCCGGAAAACGAATGGATCAATAAGCAAATCTGGGGATGCATCCGACGTGATCCACTCGTCAGCGCACGTGTGCGAGACATGGTCGACTACCTCAAAAGCACGATCTACGATTTTGTCAGGTGGCATGAGATTGATCTTCTTGTTCCTCAAAACGCCCTGACCATCCCAATGCACGTTCCCCTCGGAATTGCATTAACGGAGTTTCTCGCTGAAACTGGAATGCCGGCTATCGCGCATCACCACGACTTCTTTTGGGAAAGAACCCGTTTTAGCGTGGGTTGTGTCCACGACTATCTGGATATGGCTTTTCCTCCATCACTACCCAACATCCGTAATGTCGTCATCAATCGCCAGGCAGAAGAGCAACTGGCCTTGCGCAAAGGCCACTCTGCCCTGCTCATCCCCAACGTATTTGACTTTGATAAGCCTGCACCACAGCCGGATGAGTATTCCAAAGACATCCGTGAACAAATCGGATTGACCGAAGATGATATTTTTATCCTTCAACCCACGCGAATCGTTCCCCGGAAAGGCATCGAACACGCCATCAAGATTGTCGGCATGTTAAAAGATCCGCGTTACAAGCTGGTTATCTCGCATGAATCGGGTGATGAAGGCAGCGACTACAAACACATGCTTGAAGAGATGGCCCGTGAGGAAGGAGTCGATATGCGTATCATTGCAGATCGTATTGGTGAAGTTCGCCAGTATGATGATCAGGGGCGCAAAATCTATACACTCTGGGACCTGTACCCACATTGTGATCTGGTTACTTATCCGAGCACTTACGAAGGCTTTGGAAATGCCTTGCTCGAAACCATTTACTTCAGAAAACCATTGGTTCTGAATCGCTACTCCATATTCGTTCAGGATATTGAACCCAAGGGATTCCGCCTTGCACTCATGGACGGCATCGTCACGAACCGAGTGGTTAATGAAGTTCGCCGCATTCTCGACGACAACAAATACCGTCGGGAAATGGTCGAGCACAATTATCGTGTAGCGCGACGCTTTTACTCTTACACCGTTCTCCGCAGAAGTTTGAGGACGCTAATGACATCGCTAACCGGTCTCGGCTGA
- a CDS encoding glucosyl-3-phosphoglycerate synthase — translation MSKIEDWIEKNTFHHSQFFDQKELLKQKEKTGLTISLCIPTLNEEVTIGKEIVILRSELMERYPLVDEIAVIDSGSTDKTLEVAAAFGADTYFAGDILPEEGHKRGKGENLWKAIHQLKGDIICYVDADIKNIHPRFVYGLVAPLLYREEISYVKAFYDRPLAFSQGIRPSGGGRVTEILVRPLFSLFYPELTGLIQPLSGEYAVRRHVLERLPFPIGYGVETSHILDVYKEWGMEAFGQTDLDQRVHRNQETLSLGKMSFGILQSFLGRMEKMGMEGQLPEMHNILRQFQANDQHYEQVCHEIIEEERRPMIEVEGYRKKMGY, via the coding sequence ATGTCGAAGATTGAAGACTGGATTGAGAAAAACACCTTTCACCACTCGCAGTTCTTCGATCAGAAGGAGCTGTTGAAGCAGAAGGAAAAAACAGGGCTGACGATCTCGCTTTGCATTCCTACGTTGAATGAGGAAGTGACGATTGGGAAAGAGATTGTCATCCTGCGATCAGAATTGATGGAGCGATATCCGCTTGTCGATGAGATTGCTGTGATTGACTCCGGCTCAACGGATAAAACGTTGGAAGTCGCAGCTGCATTTGGAGCGGATACCTATTTCGCCGGTGATATCCTGCCAGAGGAAGGCCACAAGCGAGGAAAAGGAGAGAATCTCTGGAAGGCAATTCATCAGCTTAAGGGCGATATCATTTGCTACGTTGATGCGGATATTAAAAATATCCATCCGCGATTTGTTTATGGCTTGGTCGCACCTCTACTGTATCGTGAGGAAATAAGCTACGTAAAGGCTTTCTATGATCGTCCGCTTGCCTTTAGTCAGGGTATTCGCCCCAGTGGTGGCGGTCGTGTGACAGAGATTCTTGTTAGGCCTTTATTTTCCCTGTTCTATCCGGAGCTGACAGGGCTGATTCAGCCACTTTCCGGCGAATATGCAGTCCGTCGTCATGTCCTTGAGCGTTTGCCATTCCCAATCGGTTACGGTGTTGAGACATCCCACATCCTTGACGTCTATAAAGAGTGGGGGATGGAAGCCTTTGGGCAAACTGACCTCGACCAGCGTGTCCATCGGAACCAGGAGACACTTAGCCTTGGCAAGATGAGTTTTGGTATTCTCCAGAGTTTTCTTGGCCGCATGGAAAAAATGGGTATGGAAGGGCAGCTTCCTGAAATGCATAATATTCTTCGGCAGTTTCAGGCTAATGATCAGCATTATGAGCAGGTATGCCACGAGATCATTGAAGAAGAGCGTCGTCCCATGATCGAAGTCGAAGGCTATCGGAAAAAGATGGGCTACTGA
- a CDS encoding glycosyltransferase family 4 protein yields MNICIVHYHLKPGGVTRVIEHAASSLIALGHRVLVLASEKPTEDLSFAVRVVPALRYTLPNEKIDPGALAFEMKRVARAEFDALPDVWHIHNHCLGKNAAIPEAAAKLALERSVLLQIHDFAEDGRPANYALLRSQLSDISKLYPVGPQIHYAVLNGRDYQVLETAKLSKSNLHFLPNAVSVPQTTSSTEEVPEAKGRRLVLYPTRGIRRKNMGEFLLLAALADSDTLLASTLGPANPTARPIYDNWVDLARELQIPVYFGLGEDGRDFGALMSAADEIITTSVAEGFGLAFLEPWLFGKPLVGRDLPEVTGEFRDTGVNLDNLYGRFTVPLDWVGETEFRATLKHALEKYYQTYGESLPENAEDRAFSAAVNSGMVDFGRLDERLQEIVIRRVVNDHKARHALWGLMKPSLPQADVEKNQKTVLEHYSLDAYGQRLTAIYDAMIAQGSGGISNLPSDVILKEFLKPERFCLLRT; encoded by the coding sequence ATGAACATCTGCATCGTTCACTATCACCTGAAACCTGGAGGTGTGACACGCGTGATAGAACATGCAGCCTCTTCCCTTATTGCGCTGGGACATCGTGTTTTGGTGCTGGCCAGTGAAAAACCCACTGAGGATTTATCATTTGCCGTTCGTGTTGTTCCCGCACTGCGTTATACCCTGCCAAACGAAAAAATTGATCCTGGTGCACTTGCTTTTGAAATGAAACGCGTGGCAAGGGCGGAGTTTGATGCTTTGCCTGATGTCTGGCATATTCACAATCATTGCTTGGGCAAAAATGCAGCGATTCCCGAGGCGGCTGCGAAACTTGCTTTGGAGCGATCCGTTTTATTGCAGATTCACGATTTTGCAGAGGATGGACGACCAGCCAACTATGCTTTATTGCGCTCTCAGTTATCCGATATCTCAAAATTGTATCCGGTAGGCCCTCAGATTCACTATGCCGTGTTGAATGGCCGTGATTATCAAGTCCTTGAAACAGCCAAACTCTCGAAATCAAATCTGCATTTCCTGCCCAATGCTGTCTCTGTTCCGCAAACCACAAGTTCAACGGAGGAAGTTCCAGAGGCGAAAGGGCGCCGTCTGGTTCTTTACCCAACGCGAGGTATTCGGCGGAAAAATATGGGTGAGTTTTTGCTTCTTGCGGCATTGGCTGACAGCGATACCTTATTGGCTTCCACTTTGGGACCGGCGAATCCTACTGCTCGCCCAATTTATGATAATTGGGTGGATTTGGCCAGAGAGTTACAGATTCCGGTTTACTTTGGTCTGGGAGAAGATGGTCGGGACTTTGGTGCATTGATGTCTGCTGCCGACGAGATCATTACGACGAGTGTGGCTGAGGGCTTTGGTTTGGCTTTTCTGGAGCCATGGCTGTTTGGCAAGCCTCTAGTTGGTCGGGATTTACCTGAAGTAACTGGTGAATTTCGTGATACTGGAGTGAATTTGGACAATCTTTATGGCCGATTTACAGTACCATTAGACTGGGTAGGCGAGACTGAGTTTAGAGCGACATTGAAGCATGCGCTCGAGAAATACTACCAAACATATGGAGAATCTTTACCTGAGAATGCTGAAGACCGCGCTTTTTCTGCTGCAGTAAATTCAGGAATGGTCGACTTCGGCAGGCTTGATGAGCGGCTTCAGGAGATCGTGATTCGACGCGTGGTCAACGACCACAAAGCCCGTCATGCCTTATGGGGTCTAATGAAACCATCATTGCCTCAAGCGGATGTAGAAAAAAATCAGAAGACTGTCCTGGAGCATTACTCGCTGGATGCCTATGGTCAGCGGTTGACAGCGATCTACGATGCAATGATTGCTCAAGGTAGTGGCGGTATCAGCAATCTGCCAAGTGATGTGATCCTGAAGGAGTTTCTCAAGCCCGAGCGCTTTTGCCTGTTGCGGACTTAA
- a CDS encoding rhodanese-related sulfurtransferase produces MEETDTDNSFRVAALYKFVPLEDFEAMKKPFLKQGNALGILGTILLASEGINGTIAGTDEGIEAMLAFLREDPRLNDLEAKFAHCQLRPFDKFKVKLKEEIVRMGVPGIDPLKNVGKYVEPKDWNALIEDPEVIVIDTRNHYETLVGKFKNAVDPDTNDFRHFPEWVTQNLDPEKHKKVAMYCTGGIRCEKSTSLLVQQGFEEVYHLKGGILKYLEEVDPEDSIWEGDCFVFDERIAVNEKLEPGDYLLCEHCQGAVSLEDRKSPLYKEGECCPHCYTRPRKGEKKYLTVH; encoded by the coding sequence GTGGAAGAGACAGACACAGATAATTCATTCCGTGTAGCAGCACTCTATAAATTTGTGCCGCTGGAAGATTTTGAAGCAATGAAAAAGCCCTTTCTCAAGCAGGGAAATGCACTGGGTATACTTGGGACAATACTTCTCGCGAGTGAGGGTATCAACGGCACAATTGCCGGAACCGATGAAGGAATCGAAGCGATGCTTGCTTTCCTCAGAGAGGATCCTCGCCTCAATGATCTTGAGGCTAAATTCGCTCATTGTCAGTTGCGCCCTTTCGACAAATTTAAAGTAAAACTAAAAGAAGAGATCGTCCGCATGGGCGTGCCTGGTATTGATCCGCTCAAAAATGTTGGAAAATATGTTGAACCGAAAGACTGGAATGCACTGATTGAAGACCCGGAAGTTATCGTTATCGACACGCGTAACCACTACGAGACACTCGTAGGTAAATTCAAAAATGCAGTCGACCCAGACACAAATGATTTCCGCCACTTTCCAGAATGGGTAACCCAAAATCTTGATCCGGAAAAGCACAAGAAAGTCGCCATGTATTGCACTGGAGGAATTCGCTGTGAAAAATCTACAAGCCTCTTAGTGCAGCAAGGCTTTGAAGAAGTTTATCACCTCAAAGGAGGTATTCTAAAGTATCTGGAAGAAGTTGATCCTGAAGACAGTATTTGGGAAGGCGATTGCTTTGTCTTTGATGAGCGGATTGCAGTTAATGAAAAGCTTGAACCTGGTGATTACTTGTTATGCGAACATTGTCAGGGTGCAGTATCATTGGAGGACCGTAAGTCTCCATTATATAAAGAAGGAGAATGCTGTCCTCACTGCTACACCAGACCCCGCAAAGGCGAAAAGAAATATCTGACTGTGCATTGA
- a CDS encoding peptidase encodes MPIDLKNLLDAMPELSAQLQELREILLANAVMFGEIPSPTYGEGGRVRFMQDRLIEAGCLNVSTDEVGNAVGIHPGQSSSASHILLVSHLDTPFSNSVDHTVKVHTNDMEGPGILDNSLGLAAIASLPSILEKLGIKLQSNLVLMGSSRSLGRGDIEGIRFFLERNLLPIRAGIVVEGGTLGRLSYSSLGMHRGVVTVNLPHNYDFSRFGATGAIPVLNRIVTQILGIPIPREPATSIILGSLDGGTTYNTVAELAQLRFEIRSEQVGMVGEISDQIDEICDEVGASTGMEITHEQVARRHNGGIAYGHPMVKTARGILESLDIKARPAPTTGELAALIEKEIPGITLGLTKGNRRHQFDEQVEIEPMFTGLAQLIVMLQAIDGGLCDVED; translated from the coding sequence ATGCCTATTGATTTGAAAAACCTACTGGATGCAATGCCTGAGCTCAGTGCTCAGCTTCAGGAATTAAGAGAGATCCTTCTGGCGAATGCTGTTATGTTTGGTGAGATACCTTCGCCAACCTATGGAGAAGGCGGCCGTGTTCGCTTTATGCAGGACCGTTTGATTGAGGCTGGTTGCTTGAATGTCTCGACCGATGAAGTGGGCAATGCCGTTGGGATTCATCCCGGTCAGTCAAGCTCTGCCAGTCATATCCTCCTGGTTTCACATCTGGATACACCATTTTCCAACAGCGTCGATCATACGGTGAAGGTGCATACGAATGACATGGAAGGTCCGGGTATTCTCGATAACTCGCTGGGGTTGGCTGCAATTGCATCACTTCCGTCCATTTTGGAAAAGCTGGGGATCAAACTCCAAAGTAATCTCGTGCTGATGGGGTCTTCTCGAAGCCTTGGTCGAGGCGATATTGAAGGTATTCGTTTTTTTCTTGAACGCAATTTATTGCCAATCCGAGCTGGAATTGTCGTTGAGGGCGGCACACTTGGGCGTCTTAGTTACTCTTCACTTGGGATGCATCGCGGTGTGGTTACGGTTAACTTACCACACAATTACGATTTCTCCCGTTTTGGTGCAACAGGTGCCATTCCGGTCCTGAATCGAATTGTGACGCAGATTCTTGGGATACCAATCCCGCGGGAGCCGGCGACAAGCATCATCCTGGGGTCACTGGATGGTGGGACAACCTACAATACCGTTGCTGAACTAGCCCAGTTGCGTTTCGAAATACGAAGTGAACAGGTTGGTATGGTCGGTGAAATTTCCGATCAAATTGACGAGATTTGTGATGAAGTTGGCGCTTCTACTGGAATGGAAATCACCCATGAGCAAGTTGCCCGAAGACACAACGGAGGGATCGCTTACGGCCATCCGATGGTTAAAACAGCTCGGGGCATTCTCGAATCTCTTGATATTAAAGCGCGACCTGCCCCAACCACTGGTGAGTTGGCGGCTTTGATCGAAAAGGAAATTCCCGGTATTACTTTGGGCTTAACCAAGGGGAACAGGCGTCATCAGTTTGATGAGCAGGTTGAAATTGAGCCTATGTTTACCGGATTGGCCCAACTCATTGTCATGTTGCAAGCAATTGATGGAGGACTTTGTGATGTCGAAGATTGA
- a CDS encoding Fpg/Nei family DNA glycosylase — translation MPELAEVEYYRKQWDPALGKKIIRVCLHADKRVFRGSDTNAIEKELTGAIFRKSYAHGKQMLFEFSGGRWLGVHLGMTGELYTEQLPYAPDKHEHLVLETKKVAIVFKDPRLFGRIRFDAEKGFPDWWRALPPDVLSDDFSQDSLNNFLKRRSKSSIKAVLLMQERFPGIGNWMADEMLWRAGIHPATPAGSISSQKVTQLFNEIKAVCSDAMEVIGTDWSDPPDTWLFNHRWKDGGVCPKTNVPLMRDQIGGRTTCWSPARQRL, via the coding sequence ATGCCTGAGCTAGCCGAAGTTGAGTATTATCGTAAGCAATGGGACCCTGCATTGGGAAAAAAAATCATTCGTGTTTGTCTGCATGCAGACAAGCGTGTCTTTCGCGGTAGTGATACCAATGCAATCGAGAAGGAGCTAACGGGCGCTATCTTCCGTAAATCATATGCACATGGCAAACAGATGCTTTTTGAGTTCTCTGGTGGACGATGGCTTGGGGTGCATCTGGGAATGACAGGTGAGCTTTACACTGAGCAGTTACCTTACGCTCCTGATAAACATGAGCATCTGGTTCTTGAAACAAAAAAGGTGGCTATAGTCTTTAAAGATCCACGTCTTTTCGGACGCATTCGCTTTGATGCCGAGAAAGGTTTTCCTGATTGGTGGCGAGCATTACCTCCGGATGTGCTATCGGATGACTTTAGCCAGGATTCCCTCAATAACTTTCTTAAGCGGCGTTCCAAATCATCAATCAAGGCAGTGTTGTTGATGCAAGAGCGCTTTCCTGGTATAGGGAACTGGATGGCGGATGAGATGCTGTGGCGGGCCGGAATTCATCCAGCGACACCTGCTGGTTCCATATCATCTCAAAAGGTCACTCAGCTCTTTAACGAGATAAAAGCTGTGTGCAGTGATGCTATGGAAGTCATCGGAACAGACTGGTCTGATCCACCTGATACCTGGCTTTTTAACCATCGCTGGAAAGACGGTGGGGTTTGCCCCAAAACTAATGTGCCCTTGATGCGTGATCAAATTGGTGGTCGAACGACCTGTTGGAGCCCGGCGAGGCAAAGGCTATAG